Genomic segment of Candidatus Flexicrinis affinis:
CGCTACCGGGGCGCAGGTGTAGGTGATAGGTGTTGGCGAGGATCAGTGGCGCGGGAATCGCGGCAAGGTCGCGCGGGGGCATCGTCTTGACGGTCGCCTGCGTCCCGACTGGCGCGAACACCGGAGTCGGAATGTCCCCGTGCGGGGTATGCAGTATGCCTGCCCGTGCACGCCCGTCTTGTGCGACGACCTCGAATGAGAAACTTCCCGCAGGGGTTGATTCAGTCATATCGCGACATTATAACAGGACTCGAGTCCTGTGCCGCAGCAGTCTGGCGGCGCTATACTATCGTTTACCGAGTGGAGACGAGTGATCGATGCAAGCTCCCGCCGCCCGCCCCCAACAACCGACGGAATTCGGCTTGAATCCGTGGCCGGTACGGCTTGTCGTGCTGGCCTTCTGGGCAGCGCTGCTGCTGGCCGTGGCCGTTCTCGCTCTAGCTGTTGTTGGGACACGCCTCTACGACGGCAAGATTCTTCCGGGCGTATCCGCGCTCGGCATGCCCCTTGGCGGTTTGACCGAGCAAGAAGCGGCGGACGCGATGCGGTTTGCCCTGTCCAGTGCTGTGCGTCCGGCCTACACCCTGACCTACGGCGAACGCGTGTGGGAGGTCTCGGCGGAGGACCTCGGGATCACCGTAGATGTCGAGCGTGCCGCCGCGGATGCCGCCCAAGCCGGACGCGCCGACGGACTGGTGAACGGTGCGGTCGCACAGGCGCTGACGTGGCTCAACGGCGAACACGTCACGCCGAGCATCACCTATGACCAATCGGCGGCAATCGCCGTATTGGCGGACATTAGTGCCGAAGTCAATCAGGCGGGCGCCGGCGGTGGACTCACGGTGACCGGGACGACCGTGCAAGCGGCATCGGCGCAAACTGCGCGTGTGCTGGACATTGCCGCGACTCTGCAAGCCATCGATCGGGCGATCGCGTCTGGAGAAAGCCAGTCGATTGCGCTGGTCGTCCATGACGTCAGCGGCGAGGTGGCCGGGCTGGACGAAGCCGCCGCAGCGTTGAACGCCGCCCTCGCGGCGCCGATCACCGTCACCGCCGAAGACACGTTCGGCAACCCGCTTGGTCCGTGGACGATTACGGCTGAACAGATCGCGCAGATTCTCGACGTTCGCATGGTATCCGGTCTGGATGGGGAGGTGTCGTACGCCGTAGATGCCGACTTCTCGCCGTTCGCCGCTTATCTTGAGTCATTGGCCGGCGGCTTTATCTCCTCTCCGGTCGACGGTCGCTTCCACTTCAACGAGGCGACCCGAGAGCTGGAGATGATTCAGCCGGCGGTCGGCGGGCGACGCCTCGACGTGCAGGCAACCCTCGACGAGCTTCGGCGCGTCGTGTTCCTACCGGCCGATCAGCGTACCGCGCGCATGCAGTTCACGTACATTCAGCCGACTTACCACAACAACATCCGTGCCGCCGACCTCGGGATCGTCGAGAAGGTCGCGGAAGCCGTGACGTCGTTC
This window contains:
- a CDS encoding VanW family protein; this encodes MQAPAARPQQPTEFGLNPWPVRLVVLAFWAALLLAVAVLALAVVGTRLYDGKILPGVSALGMPLGGLTEQEAADAMRFALSSAVRPAYTLTYGERVWEVSAEDLGITVDVERAAADAAQAGRADGLVNGAVAQALTWLNGEHVTPSITYDQSAAIAVLADISAEVNQAGAGGGLTVTGTTVQAASAQTARVLDIAATLQAIDRAIASGESQSIALVVHDVSGEVAGLDEAAAALNAALAAPITVTAEDTFGNPLGPWTITAEQIAQILDVRMVSGLDGEVSYAVDADFSPFAAYLESLAGGFISSPVDGRFHFNEATRELEMIQPAVGGRRLDVQATLDELRRVVFLPADQRTARMQFTYIQPTYHNNIRAADLGIVEKVAEAVTSFAGSDANRRINIALATSKMDGVIIGPGEEYSFNRLLGDLEPEEGWVEANVIFADRTGTGLGGGVCQVSTTIFRAAFSGGFTIIERHPHGYRVGFYEQGGFPPGLDAAIFTPERDFRFQNDTPYHLLIEASVYPGTDQLAFRFYSTNTGRIVEIEQPRVANRMPPEATRYEANASLAVGEVRQVDYSAEGADVNVGRTVRDANGNIIRQDNIFTHYLPWGAIFQVHPNDPRLNQ